The Agromyces atrinae genome window below encodes:
- the prfA gene encoding peptide chain release factor 1, which produces MFETVNALIEEHIQLQDELGDPALHADAARAKKVNRRYAELSRIVSAYSTWQQAGDDLVAAREFAKEDESFAAEVPVLEESLATAQEKLRRLLIPRDPDDGRDVIMEIKGGEGGAESALFAADLLRMYIQYATSKGWKTELLERNESDLGGYKDVQVAIKSNATDPSQGVWAHLKYEGGVHRVQRVPVTETQGRIHTSTTGVLVFPEVDEPEEVEINQNDLKIDVYRSSGPGGQSVNTTDSAVRITHLPTGIVVSMQNEKSQLQNREAGMRVLRARILARQQEEIAAAASDARKSQIRTMDRSERIRTYNFPENRIADHRTGYKAYNLDQVMNGALDPLIDSAIRADEEAQLSGEA; this is translated from the coding sequence GTGTTCGAGACCGTCAACGCCCTGATCGAGGAGCACATCCAGCTCCAGGACGAGCTCGGCGACCCCGCGCTGCACGCCGACGCGGCCCGAGCGAAGAAGGTCAACCGGCGCTACGCCGAGTTGAGCCGGATCGTCTCGGCCTACTCGACGTGGCAGCAGGCGGGCGACGATCTCGTCGCCGCTCGCGAGTTCGCCAAGGAGGACGAGTCCTTCGCGGCCGAGGTTCCCGTGCTCGAGGAATCGCTCGCAACGGCTCAGGAGAAGCTTCGACGCCTCCTCATCCCGCGCGATCCGGATGACGGTCGCGACGTGATCATGGAGATCAAGGGCGGCGAGGGCGGCGCCGAGAGCGCGCTCTTCGCAGCCGACCTCCTGCGCATGTACATCCAGTACGCGACATCCAAGGGCTGGAAGACGGAGCTCCTCGAGCGCAACGAGTCCGACCTCGGCGGCTACAAGGACGTGCAGGTCGCGATCAAGTCGAACGCGACCGACCCCTCGCAGGGCGTCTGGGCGCACCTCAAGTACGAGGGCGGCGTGCACCGCGTGCAGCGCGTACCCGTGACCGAGACGCAGGGCCGCATCCACACGTCGACGACGGGCGTGCTCGTCTTCCCCGAGGTGGACGAGCCCGAAGAGGTCGAGATCAACCAGAACGACCTCAAGATCGACGTGTACCGCTCGAGCGGCCCCGGCGGTCAGTCGGTCAACACGACCGACTCGGCGGTGCGCATCACGCACCTTCCGACGGGGATCGTCGTCTCGATGCAGAACGAGAAGTCGCAGCTGCAGAACCGTGAGGCCGGCATGCGCGTCCTGCGTGCCCGCATCCTCGCGCGTCAGCAGGAGGAGATCGCGGCGGCGGCGTCCGATGCCCGCAAGTCGCAGATCCGCACGATGGACCGCTCCGAGCGCATCCGCACGTACAACTTCCCCGAGAACCGCATCGCCGATCACCGCACCGGGTACAAGGCCTACAACCTCGACCAGGTCATGAACGGCGCGCTCGACCCGCTCATCGATTCGGCGATCCGCGCCGACGAAGAGGCACAGCTCTCCGGCGAGGCCTGA
- the thrB gene encoding homoserine kinase → MSAVDERLVGRSVTVKVPATTANLGPGFDTLGLALAVYDDLEISVPADGVLSIEVHGVGEGEVPLDDSHLVIRAMKHTFDHVGIAMPAVRLVAHNTIPHGRGLGSSGAAIVAGIVAARGLLEGIALFDADQLLALATDLEGHPDNVAPALFGGLTIAWTTPTGPQHKKLLVHRGVSPLVLVPEHVMSTALARSLQPESVPHEDAVFNVSRSALLIAALTQSPELLLAATEDKLHQNYRAAAMPETDRLIQLLRAAGHPAVVSGAGPSILVLCGDPSERLVAADLVAEQATEPWQALPLAVDFLGATGTAV, encoded by the coding sequence ATGAGCGCCGTCGACGAACGGCTCGTCGGCCGCAGTGTCACGGTCAAGGTTCCCGCGACGACGGCGAACCTCGGCCCCGGCTTCGACACCCTCGGCCTCGCGCTCGCGGTCTACGACGACCTCGAGATCTCGGTTCCCGCCGACGGAGTGCTCTCGATCGAGGTCCACGGTGTGGGCGAAGGCGAAGTCCCGCTCGATGACTCGCACCTCGTCATCCGTGCCATGAAGCACACGTTCGACCACGTCGGCATCGCGATGCCCGCCGTGCGTCTCGTCGCGCACAACACGATCCCGCACGGCCGCGGCCTCGGATCGTCGGGCGCTGCGATCGTCGCCGGCATCGTCGCGGCGCGCGGCCTGCTCGAGGGCATCGCCCTGTTCGACGCCGACCAACTACTCGCGCTCGCGACCGACCTCGAGGGGCACCCCGACAACGTGGCGCCCGCGCTCTTCGGCGGACTCACGATCGCGTGGACCACGCCGACGGGTCCGCAGCACAAGAAGCTCCTCGTGCACCGCGGCGTCTCGCCGCTCGTGCTCGTTCCCGAGCACGTCATGTCGACGGCGCTCGCCCGGAGCCTGCAGCCCGAGTCGGTTCCCCACGAGGATGCCGTCTTCAACGTCTCGCGCTCGGCGCTGCTCATCGCTGCTCTCACGCAGAGCCCCGAGCTCCTGCTCGCCGCGACGGAGGACAAGCTGCACCAGAACTACCGCGCCGCGGCGATGCCCGAGACCGACCGGCTCATCCAGCTGCTCCGCGCCGCCGGTCACCCCGCCGTCGTGTCGGGCGCCGGCCCGTCGATCCTCGTGCTCTGCGGAGACCCGAGCGAACGACTCGTCGCCGCCGACCTCGTCGCCGAGCAGGCGACCGAGCCGTGGCAGGCGCTTCCGCTCGCCGTCGACTTCCTCGGAGCCACCGGCACCGCCGTCTGA
- the rho gene encoding transcription termination factor Rho, with product MTNTELPVDSAIDVSRLGSLKVAELQALASRLGISGAGKLRKGDLVAAITATQGDASEAAPAAPEAEVEAPAEAAPAADAAPETPAETAAESTPVELPLPAQDAPAETEPAAGSRSRRSRRASTTSAGSHVNVTAGSGLDSLLPALDERARVEHSKTEGQKNDSGKNTARAEASTDGDDAATANENPAGERQGRRGRGRRGGENRQDSDNQQGAKGDGQNQNAQNAGGQAAKAKGDRNNNQQNDRQQGERNAQQNDRQQGDRNAQQGENRNQQGARNAQNADQNRGPAEQQNRDDEQGGRRNRYRDRKRRGPGSDEVEPEILDDDVLIPIAGILDVLDNYAFVRTTGYLPGPSDVYVSLGQVKKYNLRKGDAVVGAIKQTREGDGNSRQKYNAIVKVDSVNGQTVDEAAARVEFQKLTPLYPQDRLRLETEPTKLTQRIIDLVAPIGKGQRGLIVAPPKAGKTIVLQQIANAISINNPEVHLMVVLVDERPEEVTDMQRTVKGEVIASTFDRPAEDHTTVAELAIERAKRLVELGHDVVVLLDSITRLGRAYNLAAPASGRILSGGVDASALYPPKRFFGAARNIENGGSLTILATALVETGSKMDEVIFEEFKGTGNSELRLSRQLADKRIFPAVDVNASSTRREEMLMSSDEVKITWKLRRALAGLDPQQALEAVLGRLKETQSNVEFLMVVQKSMPGATGNGAAHTHGHENDHR from the coding sequence GTGACGAACACCGAACTTCCCGTCGACAGCGCGATCGACGTCTCCCGCCTCGGCAGCCTCAAGGTCGCCGAGCTCCAGGCGCTCGCCTCGCGACTCGGCATCTCCGGAGCCGGCAAGCTCCGCAAGGGCGACCTCGTCGCCGCGATCACCGCGACGCAGGGCGACGCTTCTGAGGCGGCTCCGGCTGCCCCCGAGGCTGAGGTCGAGGCTCCGGCCGAGGCCGCTCCCGCCGCCGACGCCGCTCCCGAGACTCCGGCCGAGACCGCTGCAGAGTCGACCCCGGTCGAGCTGCCGCTCCCCGCACAGGACGCCCCCGCCGAGACGGAGCCCGCAGCGGGCTCGCGCTCGCGCCGTTCGCGCCGTGCATCGACGACGTCCGCCGGCTCGCACGTCAACGTGACGGCCGGCTCGGGCCTCGACAGCCTGCTCCCCGCGCTCGACGAGCGTGCCCGTGTCGAGCACTCGAAGACCGAGGGTCAGAAGAACGACTCCGGCAAGAACACCGCTCGCGCCGAGGCATCGACCGACGGCGACGACGCCGCGACGGCGAACGAGAACCCCGCCGGTGAGCGCCAGGGCCGTCGTGGCCGCGGTCGCCGTGGCGGCGAGAACCGTCAGGACTCCGACAACCAGCAGGGCGCCAAGGGCGACGGCCAGAACCAGAACGCCCAGAACGCGGGCGGTCAGGCGGCGAAGGCCAAGGGCGACCGCAACAACAACCAGCAGAACGACCGCCAGCAGGGCGAGCGCAACGCGCAGCAGAACGACCGCCAGCAGGGCGATCGCAACGCTCAGCAGGGTGAGAACCGCAACCAGCAGGGTGCGCGCAACGCGCAGAACGCCGACCAGAACCGCGGTCCCGCCGAGCAGCAGAACCGCGACGACGAGCAGGGCGGCCGCCGCAACCGGTACCGCGACCGCAAGCGTCGGGGTCCGGGCAGCGACGAGGTCGAGCCCGAGATCCTCGACGACGACGTGCTGATCCCCATCGCGGGCATCCTCGACGTCCTCGACAACTACGCCTTCGTGCGCACGACCGGCTACCTGCCGGGCCCGAGCGATGTCTACGTCTCGCTCGGCCAGGTCAAGAAGTACAACCTGCGCAAGGGTGACGCGGTCGTCGGTGCGATCAAGCAGACGCGCGAGGGCGACGGCAACAGCCGTCAGAAGTACAACGCGATCGTCAAGGTCGACTCGGTCAACGGTCAGACGGTCGACGAGGCCGCCGCTCGCGTCGAGTTCCAGAAGCTCACGCCGCTCTACCCGCAGGATCGCCTGCGCCTCGAGACCGAGCCCACCAAGCTCACGCAGCGCATCATCGACCTCGTCGCTCCGATCGGCAAGGGCCAGCGCGGCCTCATCGTCGCTCCGCCGAAGGCCGGCAAGACGATCGTGCTGCAGCAGATCGCCAACGCGATCTCGATCAACAACCCCGAGGTCCACCTCATGGTCGTGCTCGTCGACGAGCGCCCCGAAGAGGTCACCGACATGCAGCGCACGGTCAAGGGCGAGGTCATCGCCTCGACGTTCGACCGACCGGCCGAAGACCACACGACGGTCGCCGAGCTCGCCATCGAGCGTGCGAAGCGTCTCGTCGAGCTCGGTCACGACGTCGTCGTGCTCCTCGACTCGATCACCCGCCTCGGCCGCGCGTACAACCTGGCCGCTCCCGCTTCGGGCCGCATCCTCTCGGGTGGTGTCGACGCCTCGGCGCTCTACCCGCCCAAGCGTTTCTTCGGTGCGGCACGCAACATCGAGAACGGCGGATCGCTCACGATCCTCGCGACGGCTCTCGTCGAGACCGGCTCCAAGATGGACGAGGTCATCTTCGAAGAGTTCAAGGGCACGGGTAACTCCGAACTCCGCCTCTCGCGTCAGCTCGCCGACAAGCGCATCTTCCCGGCGGTCGACGTCAACGCGTCGTCCACCCGTCGCGAAGAGATGCTCATGTCGTCCGACGAGGTGAAGATCACGTGGAAGCTGCGTCGTGCGCTCGCGGGCCTCGACCCGCAGCAGGCGCTCGAGGCCGTCCTCGGCCGTCTCAAGGAGACGCAGTCGAACGTCGAGTTCCTCATGGTCGTCCAGAAGTCGATGCCGGGTGCCACCGGCAACGGGGCCGCGCACACGCACGGCCACGAGAACGACCACCGCTGA
- a CDS encoding homoserine dehydrogenase — protein MIAYRSLRVALLGGGSVGSQVARLLIEHGPELAQRVGAELELVGIAVRDVDAKRDVELPRELYTTDAETLILGADVVVELIGGLEPARTLVLQALRSGADVVTANKALLATHGPELFEAAEQVGAQLSYEAAVAGAIPIIRPLRESLAGDRVKRILGIVNGTTNFILDRMDTSGADLDDALAVATELGYAEADPTADIGGYDAAQKAAILASLAFHTTVPIESVHREGITSVTAAQIESARKAGYVVKLLAICERLTDPDTGEEGVSARVYPALVDRRHPLAAVHGANNAVFVEAEAAGSLMFYGAGAGGVETASAVLGDLVAVARRHVVGGPGLAESTHASLPVLEIGKVITRYAVTIEVTDEPGVLATVARIFADHEVSVEQLEQSVSAAGTATLVIGTHHARESALAETVTALEASPVVSQIASVLRVEGA, from the coding sequence ATGATCGCCTACCGTTCACTTCGAGTCGCCCTGCTCGGCGGAGGATCCGTCGGCTCTCAGGTCGCACGCCTCCTCATCGAGCACGGCCCTGAGCTCGCGCAGCGCGTGGGCGCCGAACTCGAGCTCGTCGGCATCGCCGTGCGCGACGTCGACGCGAAGCGCGACGTCGAGCTGCCGCGTGAGCTCTACACGACCGACGCCGAGACGCTCATCCTCGGCGCGGACGTCGTCGTCGAGCTCATCGGCGGGCTCGAGCCCGCGCGCACGCTCGTGCTGCAGGCACTCCGCTCGGGCGCCGACGTCGTCACCGCGAACAAAGCCCTCCTCGCGACCCACGGTCCCGAACTCTTCGAGGCGGCCGAGCAGGTCGGCGCGCAGCTCTCCTACGAGGCCGCCGTCGCCGGTGCCATCCCGATCATCCGGCCGCTCCGCGAGTCGCTCGCCGGCGACCGCGTGAAGCGCATCCTCGGCATCGTCAACGGAACGACGAACTTCATCCTCGACCGCATGGACACGTCGGGCGCCGACCTCGACGACGCCCTCGCCGTCGCGACCGAGCTCGGCTACGCCGAGGCCGACCCGACCGCCGACATCGGCGGCTACGACGCCGCGCAGAAGGCCGCGATCCTCGCGAGCCTCGCGTTCCACACGACGGTCCCGATCGAGTCGGTGCACCGCGAGGGCATCACGTCGGTCACCGCCGCGCAGATCGAGTCGGCGCGGAAGGCCGGCTACGTCGTCAAGCTCCTCGCGATCTGCGAGCGTCTCACCGATCCCGACACGGGGGAGGAGGGCGTGTCCGCTCGCGTCTATCCCGCGCTCGTCGACCGCCGTCACCCGCTCGCCGCCGTCCACGGCGCGAACAACGCCGTCTTCGTCGAGGCCGAGGCCGCGGGAAGCCTCATGTTCTACGGCGCCGGTGCCGGAGGTGTCGAGACGGCCTCGGCCGTGCTCGGCGACCTCGTGGCCGTCGCCCGTCGCCACGTCGTCGGCGGCCCGGGTCTCGCCGAGTCGACGCACGCCTCGCTGCCCGTGCTCGAGATCGGCAAGGTCATCACGCGCTACGCCGTGACCATCGAGGTCACCGACGAGCCCGGCGTGCTCGCGACCGTCGCCCGCATCTTCGCCGACCACGAGGTCTCCGTCGAGCAGCTCGAGCAGTCGGTGAGCGCCGCCGGCACGGCTACCCTGGTCATCGGAACCCACCACGCGCGTGAGTCCGCCCTCGCCGAGACCGTCACCGCTCTCGAAGCGAGCCCCGTGGTGTCCCAGATCGCATCCGTCCTGAGAGTCGAAGGAGCATAG
- a CDS encoding molybdopterin oxidoreductase family protein, with translation MTETATHCPYCAFQCAMTLSPAPAGSPEPLTVDGRDFPTNRGGLCKKGWTSGALLGETDRLTAPLFRTADGGFEEVEWDVALDRIAEAVRQSREEHGPDSVGIFGGGGLTNEKAYQLGKFARLALGTSRIDYNGRFCMSSAAAAANRSFGVDRGLPFPVEDLDAATTVLILGSNMADTMPPFLSHLQGARAAGGLIVVDPRRSSTARLTDDGAGLHLQPAPGTDLELLLGLLHIVIAERLVDETFIAERTTGYAALRRSVAAWWPERVQSVTGVPTDLLRRVARRLASRGGTYILTGRGVEQHVNGTDTATAAINLALVLGLPGSTDSGYGTMTGQGNGQGGREHGQKCDQLPGYRKIVDPAAREHVARVWGVDPAIIPGPGLPAVEMLASLGREGGVRTLFVHGANVVISAPNAGEVRDALTRLDLLVVSDFFLSETARYADIVLPVLQWAEEEGTMTNLEGRVVRRRKAIDPPAGARSELWILAELARRLEAPGRYDLDPALVFDELARASEGGIADYSGLSHELLDTEVAAYWPFPVGSTGTPRLFLDRFGHADGRARLVPVRATAHPERPTEPGQLTLITGRLLEHYQSGSQTRRVAELADSQPELRAEIHPTTARDRGLADGELITVENHRGTVVARVTTSTGIRPETIFLPFHFADDASANLLTSDATDPISAMPEFKTAIVTVHAIGAVAPLETVGASV, from the coding sequence CAAGAAGGGCTGGACGTCCGGCGCCCTCCTCGGTGAGACCGATCGCCTCACGGCTCCGCTCTTCCGCACCGCCGACGGCGGCTTCGAGGAGGTCGAGTGGGATGTCGCACTCGATCGCATCGCGGAAGCCGTGCGTCAGAGCCGTGAGGAGCACGGACCGGACTCGGTCGGCATCTTCGGCGGCGGCGGCCTCACCAACGAGAAGGCGTACCAGCTCGGCAAGTTCGCCCGACTGGCGCTCGGAACGTCGCGCATCGACTACAACGGGCGTTTCTGCATGTCGTCGGCGGCTGCCGCGGCCAATCGGTCGTTCGGCGTCGATCGTGGCCTGCCGTTCCCCGTCGAGGACCTCGACGCCGCGACGACGGTCCTGATCCTCGGCTCGAACATGGCCGACACGATGCCGCCCTTCCTCTCGCACCTGCAGGGTGCGCGCGCGGCGGGAGGCCTCATCGTCGTCGACCCTCGTCGAAGCTCGACGGCACGCCTCACCGACGACGGTGCCGGACTCCATCTGCAGCCGGCCCCCGGCACCGACCTCGAACTCCTCCTCGGCCTCCTGCACATCGTCATCGCCGAACGACTCGTCGACGAGACGTTCATCGCCGAACGCACGACGGGCTACGCGGCCCTCCGCCGCAGCGTCGCCGCGTGGTGGCCCGAGCGCGTGCAGTCGGTGACCGGTGTGCCGACCGACCTGCTCCGACGGGTCGCGCGACGGCTCGCGAGCCGGGGCGGCACCTACATCCTCACGGGGCGCGGTGTCGAGCAGCACGTCAACGGCACCGACACCGCGACCGCGGCCATCAACCTCGCGCTCGTGCTCGGGCTGCCGGGATCGACCGACTCGGGCTACGGCACGATGACCGGACAGGGCAACGGACAGGGCGGTCGCGAGCACGGCCAGAAGTGCGACCAGCTGCCGGGATACCGGAAGATCGTCGATCCGGCAGCGCGTGAACACGTCGCCCGCGTGTGGGGCGTCGATCCCGCGATCATCCCCGGGCCCGGTCTCCCCGCCGTCGAGATGCTCGCCTCACTGGGCCGCGAGGGCGGGGTGCGCACGCTCTTCGTGCACGGCGCGAACGTCGTCATCTCGGCCCCGAACGCTGGCGAGGTGCGTGACGCGCTCACGCGTCTCGACCTCCTCGTCGTCTCCGACTTCTTCCTGTCGGAGACCGCGCGCTACGCCGACATCGTGCTCCCCGTGCTGCAGTGGGCCGAGGAGGAGGGCACGATGACGAACCTCGAGGGCCGCGTCGTCCGTCGTCGGAAAGCGATCGACCCGCCCGCCGGTGCGCGCAGCGAACTCTGGATCCTGGCGGAACTCGCGCGACGCCTCGAGGCGCCCGGACGATACGACCTCGACCCCGCGCTCGTCTTCGACGAGCTCGCCCGCGCCTCGGAGGGCGGCATCGCCGACTACTCGGGTCTCAGCCACGAACTGCTCGACACCGAGGTGGCCGCGTACTGGCCGTTCCCCGTCGGGAGCACCGGCACTCCACGCCTCTTCCTCGACCGCTTCGGTCACGCCGACGGCCGCGCGCGCCTCGTGCCCGTTCGCGCCACCGCGCACCCCGAGCGCCCGACGGAACCGGGACAGCTCACCCTCATCACGGGTCGACTGCTCGAGCACTACCAGTCCGGTTCGCAGACCCGTCGCGTCGCCGAACTCGCCGACTCTCAGCCCGAACTGCGCGCCGAGATCCACCCGACGACGGCTCGCGACCGCGGTCTCGCCGACGGCGAACTCATCACCGTCGAGAACCACCGGGGAACCGTCGTCGCGCGGGTGACGACCTCGACCGGCATCCGGCCCGAGACGATCTTCCTGCCGTTCCACTTCGCGGACGACGCGAGCGCCAACCTGCTCACGAGCGATGCGACCGACCCGATCTCGGCCATGCCCGAGTTCAAGACGGCGATCGTCACCGTGCACGCGATCGGTGCCGTCGCGCCCCTCGAGACCGTGGGCGCTTCGGTCTGA
- a CDS encoding LmeA family phospholipid-binding protein has product MKAVVAVLVSVAVLVGIFFVADAITRGVIEGTVADQIEQNLPENVEGTVDASIGGFSVLAQLVTGSLDDVTLRSDDLTANGVPLAVDIHGAGVPIDFASRPVDRVEGTVTIAADAAADLIPLPAGAGGLVLGDGTVSYAGSIAIFGLSLDYSVTAEAVADGDQVLVTPTNVEIGSGGNSVDLSGVVQQISQQPIPVCVASYLPEGLEVSDITVTPTDARVTFESTTLVLDAESLQNTGSCG; this is encoded by the coding sequence ATGAAGGCCGTCGTCGCCGTCCTCGTTTCCGTCGCCGTCCTCGTCGGCATCTTCTTCGTCGCGGACGCGATCACCCGCGGCGTCATCGAGGGCACCGTCGCCGATCAGATCGAACAAAACCTGCCCGAGAACGTCGAGGGCACGGTCGACGCGTCGATCGGCGGCTTCTCGGTGCTCGCTCAGCTCGTGACGGGATCTCTCGACGACGTGACGCTCCGCTCCGACGACCTCACGGCGAACGGTGTTCCGCTCGCCGTCGACATCCACGGTGCGGGAGTGCCGATCGACTTCGCCTCGCGCCCCGTCGATCGTGTCGAGGGCACCGTCACGATCGCCGCCGATGCCGCGGCAGACCTCATCCCGCTGCCGGCGGGAGCGGGTGGCCTCGTCCTCGGTGACGGCACGGTCTCCTACGCCGGGTCGATCGCGATCTTCGGTCTCTCCCTCGACTACTCGGTCACCGCCGAGGCCGTCGCCGACGGAGATCAGGTTCTCGTCACACCGACGAACGTCGAGATCGGCTCGGGCGGCAACTCGGTCGACCTGAGCGGCGTCGTCCAGCAGATCTCGCAGCAGCCGATCCCCGTGTGCGTCGCGAGCTACCTGCCCGAGGGCCTCGAGGTGAGCGACATCACCGTGACGCCGACCGACGCACGCGTGACGTTCGAGTCGACGACGCTCGTGCTCGACGCCGAGTCGCTGCAGAACACCGGCTCCTGCGGCTGA
- the lysA gene encoding diaminopimelate decarboxylase, which produces MATAPSAPVWLDVPVDADALDARIWPAGAGRDEAGGMTLAGVPAADLARRFGTPLYVVDEDVVRDRASRIRRVFDEAFGRIGANVSVYYAGKAFLSTDVVRWVIEAGLHVDVCSGGELAVALAAGADPAILGFHGNNKSDAELRRATEVGVGTIVIDSPDEIERVAAFATAAGRRQNVRLRVNSGVHAHTHAFLATAHEDQKFGVPLESAVALVAAIRAQPSLRFLGLHCHIGSQIFDAAGFAESAHRLITVHAELLADGDVPELNLGGGFGIAYTTADTPADIDDIARGMASAVEAECSARGIPVPRIAIEPGRWIVGPAGVTLYEVGTVKPVPVEGGERLYVSVDGGMSDNARRALYEADYAARIASRVSGAAPALSRVVGKHCEAGDIVVEADYLPSDIRRGDLLAVAATGAYCYSLASNYNYLERPAVVAVRDGEARVLVRRETPDDLVARDTGVARTDEGARA; this is translated from the coding sequence GTGGCCACCGCTCCTTCCGCCCCCGTGTGGCTTGACGTCCCGGTCGATGCCGACGCCCTCGACGCCCGCATCTGGCCGGCCGGCGCCGGCCGCGATGAAGCCGGGGGGATGACGCTCGCCGGCGTCCCCGCGGCCGATCTCGCGCGTCGATTCGGCACGCCGCTCTACGTCGTCGACGAAGACGTCGTGCGCGATCGAGCGTCGCGGATCCGTCGGGTCTTCGACGAGGCGTTCGGTCGCATCGGCGCGAATGTGTCGGTGTATTACGCGGGCAAGGCGTTCCTCTCGACCGACGTCGTGCGCTGGGTCATCGAGGCGGGCCTGCACGTCGACGTGTGCTCGGGCGGAGAACTCGCGGTCGCCCTCGCCGCCGGGGCCGATCCCGCGATCCTCGGCTTCCACGGCAACAACAAGTCCGACGCCGAACTGCGTCGCGCCACCGAGGTGGGCGTCGGCACGATCGTCATCGACAGCCCCGACGAGATCGAACGCGTCGCCGCCTTCGCGACCGCGGCCGGCCGCCGCCAGAACGTGCGCCTGCGCGTCAACAGCGGTGTGCACGCCCACACCCACGCCTTCCTCGCGACGGCGCACGAAGACCAGAAGTTCGGCGTGCCCCTCGAATCCGCCGTCGCGCTCGTCGCCGCGATCCGCGCGCAGCCGTCGCTCCGCTTCCTCGGTCTGCACTGCCACATCGGGTCGCAGATCTTCGACGCCGCGGGCTTCGCCGAGTCGGCGCACCGTCTCATCACGGTGCACGCCGAGCTCCTCGCCGACGGCGACGTCCCCGAGCTGAACCTCGGCGGTGGCTTCGGCATCGCCTACACGACGGCCGACACCCCCGCCGACATCGACGACATCGCTCGCGGCATGGCCTCGGCCGTCGAAGCGGAGTGCTCTGCTCGCGGCATCCCCGTGCCCCGCATCGCGATCGAGCCCGGGCGCTGGATCGTGGGGCCCGCGGGCGTCACGCTCTACGAGGTCGGCACCGTGAAGCCCGTTCCCGTCGAGGGGGGCGAGCGGCTCTACGTGAGCGTCGACGGCGGCATGAGCGACAACGCGCGTCGCGCGCTCTACGAGGCCGACTACGCCGCACGCATCGCCTCGCGCGTCTCGGGTGCGGCTCCCGCGCTCTCCCGCGTCGTCGGAAAGCACTGCGAAGCCGGAGACATCGTCGTCGAGGCCGACTACCTTCCCTCCGACATCCGCCGGGGTGATCTGCTCGCCGTCGCCGCGACGGGCGCCTACTGCTACTCGCTCGCCAGCAACTACAACTACCTCGAGCGCCCGGCGGTCGTCGCGGTTCGCGACGGAGAAGCCCGAGTGCTCGTCCGTCGCGAGACCCCCGACGACCTCGTGGCCCGTGACACCGGGGTCGCCCGCACCGATGAAGGAGCCCGCGCATGA
- the thrC gene encoding threonine synthase, producing MPSSNYPAATEGDRGIPSRQWRGVLREYAHRLDVTDATPIITLGEGGTPLIPAAALSHRTGADVWVKFEGMNPTGSFKDRGMTMAISKAVEHGAKAVICASTGNTSASAAAYATHAGITAAVLVPEGKIAMGKLSQAIAHKGELIQVQGTFDDCLDIARDLAANYPVHLVNSVNPDRIEGQKTAAFEIVEVLQDAPDFHFVPVGNAGNYTAHHRGYREELERGATTRLPRMFGFQAAGSAPLVLGHPVKAPDTIASAIRIGNPASWELALTARDDSDGYFGAIEDSAILEAHRILSSEVGIFVEPASAISVAGLLERADAGVIPAGSRVVLTVTGHGLKDPQWALRTADGSDVEPTIVPVDTAAVASVLGLSA from the coding sequence GTGCCCAGCTCGAACTACCCCGCGGCAACCGAGGGGGATCGCGGGATCCCCAGCCGCCAGTGGCGCGGAGTGCTCCGCGAGTACGCCCACCGACTCGACGTCACCGACGCGACGCCCATCATCACGCTCGGCGAGGGCGGAACGCCGCTCATCCCCGCCGCAGCGCTGTCGCACCGCACGGGAGCCGACGTCTGGGTCAAGTTCGAGGGCATGAACCCGACCGGTTCCTTCAAGGACCGCGGCATGACGATGGCGATCTCGAAGGCCGTCGAGCACGGCGCGAAGGCCGTCATCTGCGCATCGACCGGCAACACGTCGGCGTCGGCCGCGGCCTACGCGACGCACGCCGGCATCACCGCGGCGGTGCTCGTGCCCGAGGGCAAGATCGCTATGGGCAAGCTCAGCCAGGCGATCGCGCACAAGGGCGAGCTCATCCAGGTGCAGGGCACGTTCGACGACTGTCTCGACATCGCGCGCGACCTCGCCGCGAACTACCCGGTGCACCTCGTCAACTCGGTCAACCCCGACCGCATCGAGGGTCAGAAGACGGCGGCGTTCGAGATCGTCGAGGTCCTGCAGGACGCGCCCGACTTCCACTTCGTGCCCGTCGGCAACGCGGGCAACTACACGGCTCACCACCGCGGCTACCGCGAAGAGCTCGAGCGCGGCGCGACGACGCGACTGCCCCGCATGTTCGGCTTCCAGGCCGCCGGCTCCGCACCCCTCGTGCTCGGCCACCCCGTGAAGGCCCCTGACACCATCGCGAGCGCCATCCGCATCGGCAACCCCGCGTCGTGGGAGCTCGCCCTCACCGCGCGCGACGACAGCGACGGCTACTTCGGCGCGATCGAAGACTCCGCGATCCTCGAGGCGCACCGCATCCTGTCCTCCGAGGTCGGCATCTTCGTCGAGCCCGCGAGCGCGATCAGCGTGGCCGGCCTCCTCGAGCGCGCCGACGCGGGAGTCATCCCTGCCGGTTCACGCGTCGTCCTCACGGTCACGGGCCACGGCCTGAAGGACCCGCAGTGGGCGCTCCGCACGGCCGACGGTTCCGACGTCGAGCCGACCATCGTCCCCGTCGACACGGCTGCCGTCGCGAGCGTGCTGGGACTCTCCGCATGA